From the Streptomyces sp. NBC_00390 genome, the window CAGCAGCGCGTGCGTGAAGCGGGCCGTGGACGGCTACCTCCTGAACGGCAAGGTGCCGGCCGACGGGACGGTGTGCGAGTAACGGCGCCCAGGATCCAGGACGCCGACGCCCCGGCGAACGCTGCCAGGTACCCGTGATGCACACGCGAGGGCCACGCAGGCCGAGATGCCCCGGGAGAGGGGCGCTGCGCGTACGGGTCTCCCAAAAACCGGAGACGGCCCCGGCATGCAACCGGGGCCGTCTCCGGGCCGTGGAACGTGGACCACTGCCGACCGATGTCGACAGCTGACGACCACGAGGGGCGCTGGTCAGCGACGCGTGAGCCTCGCCTTGTGCAGCTCAGCGAAGCGGGTGCTCAGTAGATCGGCTTCTCCGGCTCGATCTGGTTGACCCAGCCGATGACGCCGCCGCCGACGTGCACGGCGTCGGCGAAGCCGGCGGACTTCAGCACGGCGAGCACCTCCGCGCTGCGGACACCCGTCTTGCAATGCAGGACGATCTTCTTGTCCTGCGGCAGGTCCTGGAGGGCGGTACCCATCAGGAACTCGCTCTTCGGGATCAGCCGGGCGCCGGGGATCGAGACGATCTCGTACTCGTTGATCTCACGGACGTCGATGATGTCGATGCTCTCGCCGTCGTCGATCCACTCCTTGAGCTGCTTGGGAGTGATCGTCGAACCGGCCGCCGCCTGCTGGGCCTCCTCGGACACGACGCCGCAGAAGGCCTCGTAGTCGATGAGCTCAGTGACGGTGGGGTTCTCGCCGCAGACTGCGCAGTCCGGATCCTTGCGGACCTTGACCTGGCGGTACTGCATCTCCAGGGCGTCGTAGATCATCAGCCGGCCGACGAGCGGCTCGCCGATCCCGGCGAGCAGCTTGATGGCCTCGTTCACCTGGATGGAGCCGATGGACGCGCAGAGCACGCCCAGCACGCCGCCCTCGGCGCAGGAGGGGACCATGCCCGGCGGCGGGGGCTCCGGGTAGAGGCAGCGGTAGCAGGGCCCGTGCTCGGACCAGAAGACGGAGGCCTGGCCGTCGAAGCGGTAGATCGAACCCCAGACGTACGGCTTGTTCAGCAGCACGCAGGCGTCGTTGACCAGGTAGCGGGTCGCGAAGTTGTCCGTGCCGTCGACGATCAGGTCGTACTGGCTGAAGATGTCCATCACGTTCTCGGCCTCGAGCCGCTCTTCGTGCAGGACCACGTTCACGTACGGGTTGATGCCGAGCACGCTGTCGCGCGCGGACGCGGCCTTGGAGCGGCCGATGTCGGCCTGGCTGTGGATGATCTGGCGCTGCAGGTTCGACTCGTCGACCTCGTCGAACTCCACGATGCCGAGCGTGCCGACACCGGCTGCGGCGAGGTACATCAGGGCGGGCGAACCCAGGCCGCCGGCGCCCACACAGAGCACCTTGGCGTTCTTCAGCCGCTTCTGCCCGTCCATCCCGACATCGGGGATGATCAGGTGGCGGGAGTACCTGCGGACCTCGTCGACGGTGAGCTCAGCAGCTGGCTCGACCAGGGGTGGCAGCGACACGGGGACTCCGTTGCGTCGTTAAGTCAGTACGGTTGTTCCCCCGTAACACTGCCACGACCCTCCTCATTCCGAGACACCCGGTCCGATCTGCGAGACGATTTCGTCCCAGTAGCCGGGCAGTGTCTCGAATGGACCGATCTGTCCTTTCCCGTCATCCGCGCCGCCCCGATCCGTGAAGAAGATCGTTCCGGCGCCCTGCCAGCGGGCGATGCGCGTGGCCTCCTCCAGGTGGGTGCGGGGCACACCGTGGACGAAGTGGGCGAAGAGCTCCGGCGGGTAGTCCGCGGTCCACTCGGCCACCTGTGACCAGCGGTAGTCCGTCCAGGCCCCGGAGAAGGTGACCAGCTGGTCGGCGGCTTCGGCGTACCCGGGGTACGGGTGCGAGCCGTGTCCCAGTACCAGGTGGCCGCCGTCCAGGACCGCCTCCAGCGTCGCCGTCGTACGCCGCACCCGGGCCAGTTCGGCCCGCTCGGTCGGACACCGGTCCAGCAGGAATCCGTCGACCTGGTACCACTCCAGGAAGTGGTGGGCATCACAGATGAGATCGCCGAAGACCCGTGATCCGTGGGACAGGTCGAGATGGCCCAGGACGCGGACACCGGCGTTGCGCAGCCGGCCCGCGGCTTCGAGGCAGTGCGGGTCGGGGCGGTCGCCCGGGCCGTTGGCCACATTGAGGACGACCCAGTGCAGCGGGGCGCCGGGGCGGGCCAGCTCGGCCCATTCGACCGGGGCGATCAGCGGGTGTGCGTAACCGGGAACACCGAAGCCGAGCCTTCCCCAGATGTCGTCCGGAGGGGCGGCCACGGCACCGTTCGCCGGGAGCGGGGCCTCGTTCGTGGTCAGATGCGACATGCCGCCTCCATCCAGATGTCGGCGAGTGACTCTTCGAGGTTGATCCGGGGCCGCCAGCCGAGCCGGTCCCGGGCGGTGCGGACATCCGCCTGCTGCCAGTTGCCGCAGCCGTCGGGGTACGGGGACGGCGTGGCGGCCAGGTGCTCCATGACGGATTCGGTGCGCGGGGAGCCGATGGGGCGGCCCGCCGAAGCGTCCAGCTCGTGCAGCGCCCCGGCGTATCCGGCGACGCGGGCCAGGGTCGCCGCCGCGTCCCGGAGCCGTACGGCACGTCCCGTGCCGATGTTGACGACGCCCTGCGCGGCGGAGAGCGAGGCGGCGTGCACGGCGCGGGCCACGTCCCGTACGTCGACGAAGTCGCGCTGCACGCCGAGGCCGCTGAGCTTCAGGTCGCCGTCGCCGGACTGCATGGCGCGGCGCATGGCCTCGGCGAGCCGGCCGAGCGGGGAGCCCGCCGGGGTGCCGGGGCCGACAGGTGAGAAGACCCGCAGGACGACGGCGTCGAGGCCGGCGCCGAGTACGAGTTCGGTGGCCGCGAGCTTGCTCACCCCGTACGGGCCGCCGGGGCGCGGCACGGCGTCCTCCGCGGTCGACGAGCCCTGCTGGGAGGGCCCGTACTCGGAGGCGCAGCCGATCTGGACGAGCCGGGCACCGCAGCCGCTGCGGCGCAGTGCCTCGCAGACGGTGGCGACGGCGACGGTGTTGTGCCGGGTCAGATCGCGGGCTCCGCCGCGGATGGCGCCTGCGCAGTTGATGACGACCCCCGGGTGGACGGCTCCCAGGAAGCGGGTGAGCGCACCAGGGCTGCCGCCGGCGAGGTCGAAGCGCACATCGGCGTCGTCGCCGCGGCCGAGGGCGGTGAGATGGACGGCCGGGTCGGCGAGCAGCCGGTCGGCGACGAAGCGGCCGATGAACCCGTTGGCACCGAGCAGAAGAACCCTCATCGCGCGGCTCCTTCGGGCCGACGGGCCGGGGCTGGGGGTTGCGGATACATGTCGCTTGCTCCTTTGTGGTGCCGGATTGGTGATGCCGGTGACTCCGCGGTGTCGGCTCCGCGGGAGGTTGTCCTTCTCAAGGGGTGTGCGCCGAGGCCCTGCTCAGCGCGGTGGTGGCGTGGACCAGCAGGCCGAGGGCGACGGCGCCGCAGGCCAGGGTCGGTACGGCGGCCGAGCCCCAGGCGGCGACGAGCGCCTCGACGGGACCGGCCAGGAAGCCGAGACCGGGCAGCCGGCCCGACAACAGCAGGGCCGGTGCGGCGGCTTCGGCCGCGCAGGCGGTGGCCAGTGCGGTGGCCGCCGCTTCGGGGAAGCCGTGCACGACGAGCAGCCGGGCCAGGAAGAACAGGACACCCAGGGCGGCGGTCGGAAGGAGGGCCGGGCCGGGAAGTACGAGGGCGGTGAAGGCGAGAAGCACGGCGAGTGCGCCGGTGTACAAGGTCACGACGGCGAACAGCAGGGGGCGCACACCGGCGGCGAACTCGTCGAGCGTGCGACTGCGGTCCAGCCTCCGGCGCGCGCGTACGGAGAAAAGGTGGGCGCACCAGGCCGCGGGGGCGACGGCCAGGCAGAGCGCGAGGAAGGGACCGTGGGCGACGGGCCACCGCTCGTCGGGGCCGCCGGTGACGACCTGGCCGACGAAGCCCTGGCCGTATGCCGCGAAGACGAGCAGGCACACGGTCCAGATCCGCACGGCACGGACGGTGCGGCCGTGGGCGCGCAGGGGGCCGCGGCCGAGGCAGAGCCCGAGGGCGACGGTGACGGCGACCGCACCGAGGGCGGTGGCGGCGAGGCGGAGGCTGCCGTGGGACACCTCCCTGCCCAGTACGGCAAGGGCGCACACGGCTCCCGGCAGCAGCGCGAGCAGCATCCGTCCGGCGCCCGGATCGGCGGCGCGCGCCGGACGGATGGGGCCCTCGGCCCGGCGGGGCACGCGTGCGAACAGTTCCTCGGCGAGCGAGAACACATCCCGATGCCGGAACCGCGCGGCGGTGCGGTCCGTGACACCGTGGGCCTCCAGCCCCGCGGCGATCTCCAGCGGGTCGACGGCCTGCTCACAGAGCTCCCGATGCCGGTGCATCAGCCCCTTGACGGGGTCCACGGGGCCGCGCCGGACGGCAACGGGC encodes:
- a CDS encoding NAD-dependent epimerase/dehydratase family protein, with the protein product MRVLLLGANGFIGRFVADRLLADPAVHLTALGRGDDADVRFDLAGGSPGALTRFLGAVHPGVVINCAGAIRGGARDLTRHNTVAVATVCEALRRSGCGARLVQIGCASEYGPSQQGSSTAEDAVPRPGGPYGVSKLAATELVLGAGLDAVVLRVFSPVGPGTPAGSPLGRLAEAMRRAMQSGDGDLKLSGLGVQRDFVDVRDVARAVHAASLSAAQGVVNIGTGRAVRLRDAAATLARVAGYAGALHELDASAGRPIGSPRTESVMEHLAATPSPYPDGCGNWQQADVRTARDRLGWRPRINLEESLADIWMEAACRI
- the moeZ gene encoding adenylyltransferase/sulfurtransferase MoeZ, with amino-acid sequence MSLPPLVEPAAELTVDEVRRYSRHLIIPDVGMDGQKRLKNAKVLCVGAGGLGSPALMYLAAAGVGTLGIVEFDEVDESNLQRQIIHSQADIGRSKAASARDSVLGINPYVNVVLHEERLEAENVMDIFSQYDLIVDGTDNFATRYLVNDACVLLNKPYVWGSIYRFDGQASVFWSEHGPCYRCLYPEPPPPGMVPSCAEGGVLGVLCASIGSIQVNEAIKLLAGIGEPLVGRLMIYDALEMQYRQVKVRKDPDCAVCGENPTVTELIDYEAFCGVVSEEAQQAAAGSTITPKQLKEWIDDGESIDIIDVREINEYEIVSIPGARLIPKSEFLMGTALQDLPQDKKIVLHCKTGVRSAEVLAVLKSAGFADAVHVGGGVIGWVNQIEPEKPIY
- a CDS encoding spherulation-specific family 4 protein yields the protein MSHLTTNEAPLPANGAVAAPPDDIWGRLGFGVPGYAHPLIAPVEWAELARPGAPLHWVVLNVANGPGDRPDPHCLEAAGRLRNAGVRVLGHLDLSHGSRVFGDLICDAHHFLEWYQVDGFLLDRCPTERAELARVRRTTATLEAVLDGGHLVLGHGSHPYPGYAEAADQLVTFSGAWTDYRWSQVAEWTADYPPELFAHFVHGVPRTHLEEATRIARWQGAGTIFFTDRGGADDGKGQIGPFETLPGYWDEIVSQIGPGVSE